GCGCCCAGCATCAGGTCGACGTGCTGCTCGAGGATCGGGAAGTGTGACGCGCCGGGGATGCCTGCGCGCGTCACCTCCGCGCTCCCGAAGGACCGCAGGTCCTGCTGGATGATCGCCGGCGGCGGGAAGACGGCGTCCGCCGTGCCGAAGACGAGCAGCACCGGCACGTCGATCTCGCCGAGGCGCAGGACGTCGTTGCCGATCCCGGCCATCACGGACTCGATCTGGCCGCACGGGTCCGGCGCCGGGGCCGGGACGTGCCGGCGCACCTCGGGCGACGCCGTGTTGAAGTAGAAGGTCTCGAGGGAGTCCTTCGCGAAGTGCACGTAGTCCTTGAGTGCTCCGGAGTCACCACCCTCGAAGCAGCTCGTCGAGGCCTTGAAGACCTCCTCGGCGGCGTAGGAGCTGGCCGCGAAGTCGCCGAAGCCCTGGTTGATGACGCCGTCGACGTTGTGGAAGCTGTACGCCGCGATGTTGGCGATCATCCCGCCGACCGAGGACCCGCCGAGGAAGACCTTCTCGAAGGGTGCCGCGGTGCGTCCGGCGACCTGGTAGTCGCCGGCCCTGAGGGCGTCGACCATCTGGCCGGCCACGTCCGCCTCGGAGCCGAAGCACGTGCCGAGACCCGCGGGGTGGTCGCTCTTGCCGTAGCCGAGGCGGTCGACCGCGATCGAGACGTGGCCGAGTGCGGCGAGCGAGCGCGCGTAGTTGTGGCCCGGGATGTCGAGGTGGAAGTACTCGGAGGTCCAGGTGACCGCGTGCAGGTACAGCGTCGCGGCCCGACCGCCGGCGACCGTCTCGCGGGGGCCGATGACCACGCCGCGGATCGTGTAGTCCTTCCCGTCGCTCGCGCACGGGACCGTGGTCCGATTGGTGTTCTTCACCGCGAAGCTGATCGGCACCTCGACGATGTCGAACGGGTTCTGGGTGGAGGCGGCGGAGGCGGCGGAGGTCCCGCCCGGCGCGCTGAGCAGGCCGGCGGTCAGGACGCCGGCGACGAGGCCGGACAGAAGGGGACGCATCGGGCGATCATCTGTGTTTTTCTCAGGAGATCGCAATGGTCAGATTTCGGCGGTACCCCGGACGACAATATCCGGACACGATGACTAGACACTGTGTCTGGCCTGGGCCAGAATTGCCCGCATGTCCTCTGCGAAGCGCACCGTCGACGTCCTCGTGGTCGGATCCGGGCACAACGGCCTGATCTCCGCCGCCTACCTCGCCAAGGCCGGCCTCGAGGTCCAGGTCCTGGAGGCGTACCAGTCCCCGGGCGGTATGACGTCCACGACCGAGGTCGAGGACTGCCCCGGCTACAAGGT
This is a stretch of genomic DNA from Sporichthya brevicatena. It encodes these proteins:
- a CDS encoding alpha/beta hydrolase, with amino-acid sequence MRPLLSGLVAGVLTAGLLSAPGGTSAASAASTQNPFDIVEVPISFAVKNTNRTTVPCASDGKDYTIRGVVIGPRETVAGGRAATLYLHAVTWTSEYFHLDIPGHNYARSLAALGHVSIAVDRLGYGKSDHPAGLGTCFGSEADVAGQMVDALRAGDYQVAGRTAAPFEKVFLGGSSVGGMIANIAAYSFHNVDGVINQGFGDFAASSYAAEEVFKASTSCFEGGDSGALKDYVHFAKDSLETFYFNTASPEVRRHVPAPAPDPCGQIESVMAGIGNDVLRLGEIDVPVLLVFGTADAVFPPPAIIQQDLRSFGSAEVTRAGIPGASHFPILEQHVDLMLGATDQWLENRLK